The following proteins are encoded in a genomic region of Nitrospiraceae bacterium:
- the malQ gene encoding 4-alpha-glucanotransferase: MHKDESATKLIWQLGQQYGIDPFYFDGLGVERQVSVPHLQQVLASMGVKASSKKEILASLAHADFRTWTQVIDAVVVRYPSDAPFMLALSLPLGSSSLEKVSLVIQVTDEKGRSRRLSIPGSRVKVISEKTIRGVRYVRVHVPLSGTCTLGYFRLAVCVNLHAERTVEGQALLIVAPRKCYLPPSPNRAWGISLQLYGLRSHKNWGIGDFRDLEEIMKVAGTRWRVATIGVNPLHIPAVGLASPYSPSSRLFWSPVYLNLEGVEEWRISAGLRRKAKSAKFQRRLQQFRESPLVDYEAVGKLKWAVLEDLFRVFRRQHLQPKSRTARGRAFAKFVSGFHPHLTMFCTFQALTERLGTVAWRTWPNAFRHPQSPDVEVFQRSHATRVQFYQYVQWLCELQLQNLDLVAKKHSLAFRLYHDLPVGIHPDGADAWVFQDQLASGITVGAPPDSFNLNGQSWGLAVPNPVRLREDGYRFLRETLRQNMRHGGVLRIDHALGLFRMFWVPQGGTGKDGVYVKTYVDEILAVLALESVRRKVMVVGEDLGAVTPAIREKLDAAGLLSYRLLFFERGNRGEMTPPHAYPEQALVAATTHDLPTLKGFWAGRDIIIKQEGSVYLRKKDCQQDRRQRAEDRKQLWEALHREGLCSAGAIPPNLSDDMLQAMYRYLARTPSRLLIVQLEDLLGELDTPNLPGAPDSVYPSWRVRIGRELTAWLNDPAILGFAKAMQREGRKGGCDH; encoded by the coding sequence ATGCATAAAGATGAATCTGCCACAAAGCTGATTTGGCAATTAGGTCAGCAGTATGGCATTGACCCGTTTTATTTTGATGGCTTAGGTGTTGAGCGACAGGTTTCGGTGCCTCATCTCCAACAAGTCCTGGCAAGCATGGGGGTGAAGGCTTCATCGAAGAAGGAAATTCTTGCCTCGCTTGCTCATGCGGACTTCCGAACCTGGACTCAGGTCATTGATGCAGTTGTGGTGCGCTATCCTTCTGATGCTCCCTTCATGTTGGCTCTGTCCCTTCCCCTTGGGAGCTCCAGTTTGGAGAAGGTTTCCCTTGTCATCCAGGTGACGGATGAGAAGGGGAGGAGCCGGCGCTTATCTATACCCGGATCCAGGGTCAAGGTGATATCTGAGAAGACGATCCGTGGTGTGCGGTATGTCCGGGTTCATGTTCCTCTTTCCGGAACATGTACACTCGGTTACTTCCGTCTTGCGGTTTGTGTGAACCTGCATGCAGAGCGAACAGTCGAAGGACAGGCTCTCCTCATAGTGGCACCCAGGAAATGTTATCTCCCCCCTTCACCTAATCGTGCTTGGGGGATTTCGCTCCAACTCTATGGGTTACGGTCACACAAAAACTGGGGAATTGGGGATTTTCGAGATTTGGAAGAGATTATGAAAGTGGCGGGGACGCGTTGGAGAGTGGCCACCATCGGGGTCAATCCTCTTCATATTCCGGCAGTGGGATTAGCCAGCCCCTATTCTCCGTCCAGCCGTCTCTTCTGGAGCCCCGTGTACTTGAACCTGGAGGGGGTAGAGGAGTGGCGGATTTCTGCAGGTCTTCGTCGGAAAGCCAAGAGCGCAAAATTCCAGCGTCGTCTCCAACAGTTTCGGGAGAGTCCACTGGTCGATTATGAGGCCGTAGGGAAACTGAAGTGGGCGGTTCTCGAAGATCTATTCCGAGTGTTTCGACGACAACATCTCCAGCCTAAGTCCCGCACGGCACGTGGAAGAGCATTTGCCAAATTTGTGTCCGGGTTCCACCCCCATCTAACCATGTTTTGTACATTTCAGGCCTTGACGGAACGCCTGGGAACGGTGGCTTGGCGCACTTGGCCCAACGCCTTTCGGCATCCCCAGTCACCGGATGTGGAAGTGTTTCAACGATCTCATGCCACTCGGGTTCAATTTTATCAATATGTTCAATGGTTGTGTGAGTTGCAATTACAGAACCTCGATCTTGTTGCGAAGAAACATTCATTGGCGTTCCGCTTGTATCATGATTTACCGGTCGGCATTCATCCCGATGGAGCCGATGCCTGGGTCTTTCAAGATCAGCTTGCCTCAGGCATTACTGTTGGCGCGCCGCCGGATTCCTTTAATCTCAATGGACAAAGTTGGGGACTGGCTGTTCCCAATCCCGTTCGTTTGCGGGAGGATGGGTATCGCTTTCTTCGAGAAACCTTACGCCAAAATATGCGACATGGAGGTGTCCTCAGGATCGACCATGCCTTGGGGCTGTTTCGGATGTTCTGGGTTCCCCAAGGGGGAACAGGAAAGGATGGCGTGTACGTCAAAACTTACGTGGATGAAATTTTGGCGGTCCTGGCACTAGAAAGTGTGCGACGAAAAGTGATGGTGGTTGGGGAGGACCTGGGTGCGGTCACCCCTGCCATTCGGGAAAAATTAGATGCCGCGGGGCTTCTATCCTATCGTCTGTTATTTTTTGAACGAGGCAATAGGGGGGAGATGACCCCGCCACATGCCTATCCTGAGCAGGCGCTTGTGGCCGCAACGACACATGATCTTCCTACCCTCAAAGGTTTTTGGGCAGGACGAGATATCATCATAAAGCAAGAAGGGAGTGTCTATCTCAGAAAAAAAGATTGCCAGCAGGACCGGCGGCAGCGGGCGGAAGATCGGAAACAATTATGGGAGGCCTTACATCGGGAGGGCCTCTGTTCTGCCGGGGCAATTCCCCCAAACCTTTCGGACGATATGCTTCAAGCCATGTACCGGTATTTAGCAAGGACACCCTCGCGTCTGCTCATCGTGCAGCTTGAAGATTTGTTGGGGGAGCTTGATACGCCTAATCTCCCTGGAGCCCCGGATTCCGTCTATCCTTCCTGGCGAGTGCGGATTGGTCGAGAATTGACTGCTTGGCTCAATGATCCGGCCATCCTGGGCTTTGCCAAAGCGATGCAGCGTGAGGGACGGAAAGGCGGATGTGACCACTAG
- a CDS encoding DUF2934 domain-containing protein — translation MALSEELRERIAQRAFEIHQRRGGQHGSDWEDWLQAEREILLQQPPLS, via the coding sequence ATGGCACTATCCGAAGAATTGCGGGAACGTATTGCCCAACGCGCCTTTGAAATTCATCAGCGGCGCGGAGGCCAACATGGCAGTGATTGGGAAGACTGGCTTCAAGCCGAGCGTGAGATACTCTTGCAGCAGCCTCCGTTATCTTAG
- a CDS encoding mechanosensitive ion channel, producing the protein MQEKKLTMAGWVDGLTDAVTASLAQIVAYLPTLILACMLLGLGYVLARLVSVVVTRLLQLMGFDRLLSRTAVQTLLERSGTKQKSSEILGLIGFWIIFLVFLIQASDTLSLTMVSDALTSIAYYIPKVGIAVLVLVLGLIAANFVRELITMTCSSAGITHGTMVAQAVYVAVVLLIVVTAIDALGINTELLNNTIVILLAGLIGGAALSFGLGSRTAVANLIAAHYLGSMVRVGMTVKIGENQGTVVAVTPISVVLETREGRVIVPATQVTESTAVITHPEH; encoded by the coding sequence ATGCAAGAGAAAAAGTTGACGATGGCCGGGTGGGTGGATGGCTTAACCGACGCGGTTACTGCGAGCCTGGCTCAAATTGTTGCCTATTTGCCAACCCTGATTTTGGCGTGCATGCTCTTGGGTCTTGGTTATGTGCTAGCCAGGCTGGTTTCTGTCGTGGTGACCCGCTTGTTGCAATTGATGGGGTTTGACCGCTTGCTGAGTCGAACCGCCGTGCAAACCTTATTGGAGCGATCAGGAACCAAGCAGAAAAGTTCTGAAATTTTAGGGTTGATTGGTTTTTGGATTATTTTCCTGGTTTTTCTCATTCAAGCGTCGGACACCCTCAGTTTGACGATGGTCTCTGATGCTCTGACGAGTATTGCCTATTATATTCCCAAAGTCGGGATTGCGGTGTTGGTGCTGGTTCTGGGTTTAATCGCCGCGAATTTTGTTCGTGAGTTGATTACCATGACGTGTAGTTCGGCAGGAATTACTCACGGGACGATGGTGGCCCAGGCCGTCTATGTGGCGGTCGTATTGTTAATTGTGGTGACGGCCATTGACGCACTCGGGATTAATACGGAACTGCTGAACAATACCATTGTTATCCTCTTAGCTGGATTGATCGGGGGTGCGGCATTGTCGTTTGGATTGGGGTCACGGACCGCTGTGGCTAATCTCATTGCTGCTCATTATTTAGGGTCAATGGTTCGAGTGGGCATGACCGTAAAAATTGGGGAGAACCAAGGAACCGTGGTTGCGGTCACCCCCATCTCTGTCGTGTTGGAAACCCGGGAGGGCCGGGTCATCGTTCCTGCGACCCAGGTTACCGAATCAACAGCCGTCATTACCCATCCCGAGCATTAG
- the treZ gene encoding malto-oligosyltrehalose trehalohydrolase, which translates to MHKAVGWQLELGASCIDPSSVEFRVWAPKAQSVAVKIIGNTEGPTPLRHESFGYWKGTVQNLSPGTRYHYVLNHTMERPDPASRSQPAGVHGPSEIINPLAFSWTDTDWRGLPLDQYIIYELHTGTFTQDGTFDAIISRLPYLRDQIGITAIELLPVAQCPGSRNWGYDGTFLFAPQHNYGGPEGLKRLVNACHAAGLAVIMDVVYNHLGPEGNYLGDFGPYFTDTYKTPWGSALNYDGPDSDPVRHFMISNAVYWIHEYHIDALRLDAIHGIFDFSAKHLLQDIGEAVHAEGERLGRQVQVIAESDLNDVRIISPVSRGGYGLDGQWSDDFHHALHALLTKERKGYYEDFGQLKDLSKAIREGVVYSGQYSPHRRRKHGNSFKPCSPTQLVVCAQNHDQIGNRAQGDRLSSLVSFEALKIANATVLLSPYLPLLFMGEEYGETAPFLYFIDHGDPALIEAVRQGRTREFAAFGWTDIPDPYAQETFVRSTMHPCLETNPQQLAHTRWCQALIDLRKSIPALGTGAKGHRIQVGSHAKSQLLMIHRRAKQGPEALVLLGFHHKASLALVKLPKGNWQSRLDSGTFTAGDQNELLAPSNLTVQNVEQVSLKLPPYPAWIFLKSD; encoded by the coding sequence ATACATAAGGCCGTAGGATGGCAATTAGAACTGGGAGCATCGTGTATCGACCCCTCTTCTGTCGAGTTTCGGGTATGGGCCCCCAAGGCCCAGTCGGTGGCCGTCAAAATCATCGGAAATACTGAAGGACCGACTCCCCTGCGCCATGAATCCTTTGGATATTGGAAAGGCACCGTGCAAAACCTTTCTCCAGGCACCCGCTATCACTATGTATTAAATCACACCATGGAACGCCCCGACCCGGCTTCCCGATCTCAACCGGCGGGCGTTCACGGCCCCTCAGAAATTATCAATCCTCTGGCATTTTCCTGGACGGATACAGATTGGCGTGGCCTGCCCCTTGACCAATACATCATCTACGAGCTCCATACCGGCACCTTTACACAGGACGGGACCTTTGATGCCATCATCAGCCGTCTGCCCTATTTGCGTGACCAGATTGGCATCACGGCCATTGAACTCTTGCCGGTGGCGCAATGCCCTGGATCCAGAAACTGGGGATACGATGGAACCTTCCTCTTTGCTCCGCAACACAACTATGGTGGCCCCGAAGGCCTCAAGCGATTGGTCAATGCCTGTCATGCAGCCGGCCTCGCGGTGATCATGGACGTGGTCTATAACCACCTGGGTCCGGAAGGGAATTACCTTGGTGACTTTGGTCCATACTTTACCGATACCTATAAAACCCCATGGGGGAGCGCCCTCAACTACGATGGACCCGATAGTGATCCTGTCAGACATTTTATGATCAGCAATGCAGTCTATTGGATTCATGAATACCACATCGATGCGTTACGCTTAGATGCGATTCACGGCATCTTCGACTTCAGCGCCAAACATCTTCTTCAGGACATTGGAGAAGCCGTCCATGCGGAAGGAGAACGACTCGGGCGCCAGGTGCAGGTCATTGCCGAAAGCGATCTGAATGATGTCCGCATCATTTCGCCTGTCTCACGGGGGGGATATGGACTGGACGGGCAATGGAGCGATGACTTTCATCATGCCCTGCATGCGCTGCTCACAAAAGAGCGTAAGGGCTACTATGAAGACTTTGGACAACTAAAAGACCTGAGTAAGGCCATACGGGAAGGCGTGGTCTATTCAGGACAATATTCTCCACATCGGCGACGGAAACATGGCAATTCTTTCAAGCCCTGCTCACCCACACAACTTGTGGTATGCGCCCAAAATCATGATCAAATCGGCAATCGCGCACAGGGAGACCGACTCAGTAGCTTGGTGAGCTTTGAAGCCCTCAAAATCGCCAATGCCACCGTACTTCTCTCACCGTATCTTCCTCTCTTATTTATGGGAGAAGAATACGGCGAAACTGCACCTTTTTTGTATTTCATCGACCACGGAGATCCTGCGTTAATTGAAGCCGTCCGGCAGGGGAGAACCAGGGAATTCGCAGCGTTCGGATGGACGGACATTCCCGATCCCTATGCTCAAGAGACCTTTGTTCGTTCCACCATGCATCCTTGTCTTGAGACCAACCCCCAACAACTCGCGCACACGCGGTGGTGCCAGGCATTGATTGACCTGCGCAAATCTATTCCTGCATTAGGCACAGGAGCGAAAGGCCACAGAATCCAGGTCGGGTCACATGCAAAAAGTCAATTGCTCATGATTCATCGCCGCGCTAAACAAGGCCCCGAGGCCCTGGTCCTCCTGGGTTTTCACCACAAGGCGTCCCTAGCGTTAGTAAAGCTTCCAAAAGGGAATTGGCAATCCCGTTTGGATAGTGGAACCTTCACCGCTGGCGATCAGAACGAACTCCTGGCTCCCTCCAATCTAACCGTTCAGAATGTGGAGCAGGTCTCTCTCAAGCTACCACCCTATCCCGCCTGGATTTTTCTGAAATCTGACTAG
- a CDS encoding magnesium transporter — protein MELEHRLTLGYLQAHPVEAARHLESLDPHEAASLLEALPGEEIAGVLEHCLPVSTAKIIEELSKDLGAGVLGAMNATSAIGVLRQFEEPVRQDVLDRLDNPMGATLRRALRYSPNTAGSLADPQVFTLPPDIAVEEAVDRIRTYGQKAMYYVYVIDRDSKLEGVLTLRQLLIDRSDHLVGTLMETQIITLSAEANLEEILKHSEWSRFHTLPVVDRWGTFFGALRYRMLRRIEKDVGGKAPLGSVSDSLMQLWEVYSLTGIRLMTDVAETLQERNKIG, from the coding sequence ATGGAACTTGAACATCGGCTTACTCTGGGGTATTTGCAGGCGCATCCCGTGGAGGCAGCCCGTCATTTGGAATCGCTGGATCCTCATGAAGCGGCTTCGCTCCTGGAGGCCTTACCTGGGGAAGAAATCGCCGGTGTCTTAGAGCATTGCTTGCCGGTATCCACGGCCAAAATCATCGAAGAGCTTTCAAAGGATCTTGGGGCAGGTGTCTTAGGCGCCATGAATGCCACATCAGCGATCGGGGTTCTTCGGCAATTTGAGGAACCAGTTCGCCAGGACGTGTTGGACCGGTTAGATAATCCGATGGGGGCGACCCTTCGCCGTGCCTTGCGGTATTCCCCCAACACGGCCGGAAGTTTAGCGGATCCTCAGGTGTTTACCCTCCCACCTGATATCGCCGTCGAAGAGGCCGTCGACCGTATTCGTACCTATGGCCAGAAAGCCATGTACTATGTCTACGTCATCGATCGCGATAGTAAATTGGAAGGTGTCCTCACATTGAGGCAGCTGCTGATTGATCGGTCTGATCATTTAGTCGGAACATTGATGGAGACCCAGATCATCACCTTATCAGCAGAAGCCAATCTGGAGGAAATTCTCAAGCACTCTGAATGGAGCCGGTTTCATACCTTGCCGGTGGTCGATCGATGGGGAACATTTTTTGGAGCCTTGCGATATCGGATGTTACGCAGGATTGAGAAAGATGTCGGAGGCAAGGCCCCGTTGGGATCGGTGAGCGATTCCCTCATGCAACTTTGGGAAGTCTATTCGTTAACCGGCATTCGCTTAATGACCGATGTGGCGGAAACGCTACAAGAACGGAACAAAATAGGGTGA
- the glgX gene encoding glycogen debranching protein GlgX, with amino-acid sequence MRIWPGRSYPLGATWDGQGVNFALFSENATGVDLCLFDNELQDQETHRITIEERTDQVWHVYLPEVRPGQLYGYRVHGPYDPEAGHRFNPAKLLIDPYAKSLTGVVRWSDSMFGYRLGDPAGDLSYDDRNNAANIPKGVVVDQAFSWGGDQRLNIPWEQTVIYEVHVKGMTMRHPDVPDSLRGTYAGLASPPILEYLQSLGITAVELLPVHHFVNDLYLKEKGLTNYWGYNSIGYFAPDIRYSAFPGGGEKVDEFKSMVRKLHSSGIEVILDVVYNHTGEGNHFGPTLSFRGIDNASYYRVSPDNPRYYMDYTGCGNTLNVRHPRTLQLIMDSLRYWVNDMHVDGFRFDLASALARELHDVDRLSAFFDIIHQDPVLSQVKLIAEPWDLGEGGYQVGNFPPGWAEWNGKYRDSIRRYWKGDGGLLGEIANRWSGSSDLYGESGRQPYASINFVTAHDGFTLQDLVSYDHKHNENNQEGNRDGTDDNDSWNCGVEGPTDDPAIQELRDRQVRNFFATLLLSQGVPMICGGDELGRTQQGNNNAYCQDNELSWVNWNLTRSQLGLLEFVKLLIAIKKTHPVFQRRRFFQGRRVEDSEVKDVAWFGSHGKEMSHEDWQMGLRTLGIRLAGDAIVEKDSHGRPIVDETFLVLINAHHEDVEFILPAHTKSVRWELEFDTAVPVDKKSSKHTKLLKGGQPYHLISRGLALFRTPKS; translated from the coding sequence ATGAGAATTTGGCCTGGTCGATCATATCCGCTTGGTGCCACATGGGATGGGCAGGGGGTCAATTTTGCGCTGTTTTCGGAAAATGCAACAGGTGTGGATCTTTGCCTGTTTGACAATGAACTTCAGGACCAGGAAACCCACCGGATCACCATTGAGGAACGAACGGATCAAGTTTGGCATGTATATTTGCCTGAGGTGCGTCCGGGCCAGCTCTATGGATACCGGGTGCATGGGCCATATGATCCTGAGGCGGGGCACCGGTTTAACCCTGCCAAGCTCCTCATTGATCCGTATGCGAAATCTTTGACGGGTGTGGTGCGATGGTCCGATTCCATGTTTGGCTACCGGCTTGGCGATCCGGCTGGTGACCTGTCGTACGATGATCGGAACAATGCGGCAAACATTCCTAAAGGGGTAGTCGTCGACCAGGCCTTTAGCTGGGGAGGAGACCAGCGTTTGAATATTCCCTGGGAGCAGACGGTCATCTATGAAGTCCACGTTAAGGGAATGACGATGCGGCATCCGGACGTTCCTGATTCATTGCGGGGAACCTATGCAGGCTTGGCGTCTCCGCCGATTCTTGAATATTTGCAATCGCTCGGGATCACCGCAGTGGAATTGTTGCCAGTTCATCATTTTGTGAACGATCTCTATTTGAAAGAAAAGGGCCTCACCAATTATTGGGGGTATAATTCCATTGGGTATTTTGCTCCGGATATCCGGTATTCGGCTTTCCCCGGTGGAGGAGAAAAGGTCGATGAATTCAAATCCATGGTCAGGAAACTGCATAGTTCCGGCATCGAAGTCATCCTTGATGTGGTCTATAACCATACCGGAGAAGGGAATCACTTCGGGCCGACGTTATCATTCCGGGGGATTGATAACGCCTCCTATTATCGTGTGTCTCCTGACAATCCACGCTATTACATGGATTATACCGGCTGTGGAAATACGCTGAACGTCCGACATCCACGGACCTTACAATTGATCATGGACAGTTTGCGGTATTGGGTGAATGATATGCATGTGGATGGTTTCCGGTTTGATCTGGCATCCGCGCTCGCACGGGAATTACATGATGTGGATCGGCTCAGCGCTTTTTTTGACATCATTCACCAGGATCCCGTGTTGTCGCAGGTGAAGCTGATTGCCGAACCCTGGGATCTGGGGGAAGGCGGCTACCAAGTGGGAAATTTTCCTCCTGGGTGGGCGGAGTGGAATGGGAAATACCGTGATTCTATCCGCCGGTATTGGAAGGGAGATGGTGGGTTGCTTGGGGAAATCGCCAATCGTTGGTCCGGGAGCAGCGATCTCTATGGAGAAAGCGGGCGGCAACCCTATGCCAGTATAAATTTCGTGACCGCTCATGACGGATTTACCCTCCAGGATTTGGTGTCGTATGACCACAAGCATAATGAAAACAATCAGGAAGGAAATCGGGATGGAACCGATGACAATGATAGTTGGAATTGTGGTGTGGAAGGCCCGACTGATGATCCTGCGATTCAGGAATTGCGGGATCGGCAGGTCCGGAATTTTTTCGCGACCTTATTATTATCCCAGGGAGTACCGATGATCTGTGGCGGGGATGAATTAGGTCGTACACAACAGGGGAATAATAACGCCTATTGCCAGGATAACGAGTTGAGTTGGGTGAATTGGAACCTGACGCGATCCCAACTCGGATTGCTGGAATTTGTGAAGCTGCTCATTGCCATAAAAAAAACCCATCCGGTGTTTCAACGGCGAAGGTTTTTTCAAGGGCGCCGGGTGGAAGATTCGGAAGTGAAGGATGTGGCCTGGTTCGGATCGCATGGAAAAGAAATGTCGCATGAAGATTGGCAGATGGGGCTTCGAACCTTGGGAATACGATTGGCAGGAGATGCCATTGTAGAGAAAGATAGCCACGGACGACCGATTGTGGATGAGACGTTTTTAGTATTGATAAACGCCCATCATGAGGATGTGGAATTCATCCTTCCTGCCCACACCAAGTCGGTACGGTGGGAGTTGGAGTTTGATACCGCTGTCCCGGTTGATAAGAAGAGTTCCAAGCATACGAAATTATTGAAAGGGGGACAACCCTATCATTTAATTTCTCGGGGGCTTGCCTTGTTCCGAACCCCGAAATCCTGA
- a CDS encoding YtxH domain-containing protein, with product MDNDTRYVLLAGLSLMVGVVLGTGLGLLMAPQSGSRTRRQLKNMMEDASERAGEFAEDAKEAVTGMVERSKKYVV from the coding sequence ATGGATAACGATACTCGCTATGTTTTGCTCGCTGGGCTTTCATTAATGGTCGGAGTGGTCCTCGGAACCGGCCTTGGTCTGTTGATGGCTCCCCAGTCGGGATCTCGAACCCGTCGTCAGCTAAAGAACATGATGGAAGACGCCAGCGAACGGGCCGGAGAGTTTGCAGAAGATGCCAAAGAAGCTGTCACCGGTATGGTAGAGCGTAGCAAGAAATACGTCGTCTAG